From Vreelandella neptunia, the proteins below share one genomic window:
- a CDS encoding Bug family tripartite tricarboxylate transporter substrate binding protein — protein sequence MKPIRHSLALMVLIGASHAVQAQETLEIVVPFAAGGATDIVARSFEPIFSEKLGVTSVVRNLAGASATVGTSEVAKSEGNPNIIGYEPAGALSIQPSLKDLSYGPESFTYICRTTSNPMFLMVSKSSDIENFDQLVAASQEEPLFYGSSGPGTLPQLAVAALVSESDLDAAHIPYSGSGPAMNALAGNEIQIFADTETVLTNYDLRPLAVFAEQRLEGYDDVPTIGELEGVPDMDFSVWQGVVAPKGISQERADQFTQACKATMESDEFKSFAERANVNIAYLGPDDFESFVKERFEANKQVLRDAGLLD from the coding sequence ATGAAGCCTATACGCCACTCCCTGGCTCTGATGGTTCTCATCGGGGCCTCACATGCTGTTCAAGCCCAAGAGACCTTAGAAATCGTTGTCCCATTCGCGGCGGGCGGCGCTACGGATATCGTCGCACGTAGTTTCGAACCGATTTTCTCCGAGAAGCTTGGCGTCACCTCGGTCGTTCGCAACCTTGCCGGCGCCAGCGCCACGGTTGGCACCAGCGAGGTCGCCAAGAGTGAAGGCAACCCCAACATAATCGGCTACGAACCGGCCGGCGCGCTCAGCATTCAGCCATCGTTGAAAGACCTTTCCTACGGGCCGGAAAGCTTCACCTATATCTGCCGAACCACGTCTAACCCGATGTTCCTGATGGTGTCGAAGTCTTCTGATATCGAGAACTTCGATCAGCTCGTTGCCGCCTCCCAGGAGGAACCGCTGTTCTATGGCTCATCCGGCCCCGGCACCTTGCCCCAACTGGCGGTCGCCGCCCTGGTAAGCGAAAGCGATCTTGATGCTGCACATATCCCCTATAGCGGTTCCGGCCCGGCCATGAACGCGCTGGCGGGTAATGAAATCCAGATCTTCGCGGACACCGAGACCGTACTCACCAATTACGACCTCCGGCCTCTGGCGGTATTCGCTGAGCAACGCCTGGAAGGCTACGACGATGTGCCGACCATCGGCGAACTCGAGGGTGTGCCGGACATGGACTTCTCCGTTTGGCAGGGTGTCGTGGCGCCTAAGGGCATCAGCCAGGAGCGTGCCGATCAGTTTACTCAGGCATGCAAGGCCACCATGGAGTCCGATGAGTTCAAGAGCTTTGCCGAACGGGCCAACGTCAACATTGCCTACCTCGGGCCGGACGACTTCGAGTCGTTCGTGAAGGAACGCTTCGAGGCCAACAAGCAGGTGCTGCGTGATGCAGGCCTGCTTGATTGA
- a CDS encoding YbaN family protein: protein MRLISLMWVMLAGMSFSIGVLGIFLPLLPTTVFMLMAVYSASKGSPRFEAWIRSRQYVGPLLVNWEQERAIPRRAKLAAVSMIALSALITAWSLGPGWTRWGVIALLMLIAVWLATRPEPSSSNE from the coding sequence ATGAGACTGATCAGCCTCATGTGGGTAATGCTGGCAGGGATGAGTTTTAGCATCGGTGTGTTAGGCATTTTTCTACCCCTGCTGCCGACCACCGTGTTTATGCTAATGGCTGTTTACTCTGCCTCCAAAGGCTCACCGCGCTTTGAGGCATGGATTCGCTCCCGCCAGTATGTCGGGCCACTGCTGGTTAACTGGGAGCAAGAGCGCGCCATACCCCGGCGCGCTAAGTTGGCGGCTGTTAGCATGATCGCATTGAGTGCACTGATCACGGCTTGGTCGCTCGGCCCCGGCTGGACACGCTGGGGCGTGATCGCTCTACTAATGCTGATTGCCGTTTGGCTGGCTACTCGGCCAGAGCCTTCGTCTTCTAATGAGTAA
- a CDS encoding ChuX/HutX family heme-like substrate-binding protein: MIPSQQIAIIEAFDAARAAQPRLPAIEIAERLSISEGELQAARLGRDVWTLPLSPSDIAAYLPQLGRVKALTRSRLAVLEQTGDYPELSGGEHTGLLLDPGGLDLRLLYTNWHWACLIRDPMPATSAEEAQWRWSLQIFNQHGCAVHKCFALENPLPRPWGALAALGTSNSPAFTQSLPRLKRPLHEAPTLASEWGAMRDVHQFFALLQRHHLERIEANQLMEGRYTRTLPVNALETVLQNASLRALPLMLFVASPGCVQIRTSTLPTPQRARGWLNLFGEQFTLHLDDTAIDQVWQVSKPNRDGGVTSIEAFDAEGSLVLQLYAERQEGHAERREWRQLLDELGSQEAVA; the protein is encoded by the coding sequence ATGATTCCATCCCAACAGATCGCGATTATTGAAGCCTTTGACGCCGCGCGCGCCGCGCAGCCGCGGCTACCTGCGATTGAGATTGCCGAGCGCTTATCGATCAGTGAAGGCGAGCTACAGGCCGCCCGGTTAGGCCGCGACGTATGGACGCTGCCGCTCTCGCCCAGCGATATCGCCGCCTACCTGCCCCAACTGGGGCGGGTGAAGGCGTTGACTCGCTCCCGGCTGGCCGTGCTAGAGCAAACCGGCGACTACCCTGAACTAAGCGGCGGGGAGCATACTGGCCTGTTGCTCGACCCTGGCGGCCTGGATTTACGACTGCTCTACACGAACTGGCACTGGGCCTGCCTGATTCGTGATCCTATGCCGGCCACCAGCGCGGAAGAAGCGCAGTGGCGCTGGAGCCTGCAAATATTCAACCAGCATGGCTGCGCCGTTCACAAATGCTTTGCCCTGGAGAACCCACTACCGCGCCCCTGGGGTGCACTTGCGGCATTAGGCACTAGTAACTCGCCTGCCTTTACCCAGAGCCTGCCCCGCCTAAAGCGGCCGCTGCATGAAGCGCCTACCCTGGCCAGCGAGTGGGGGGCGATGCGCGACGTGCACCAGTTCTTTGCCCTCCTCCAGCGCCATCATCTGGAGCGCATTGAGGCCAACCAGTTGATGGAAGGCCGCTATACCCGAACGCTGCCTGTGAATGCCCTGGAAACGGTGCTTCAAAACGCCAGCCTACGCGCGCTGCCATTGATGCTGTTTGTCGCCAGTCCCGGCTGCGTGCAGATTCGCACCAGCACCCTGCCCACCCCGCAACGGGCCCGCGGCTGGCTGAATCTGTTCGGCGAGCAGTTCACTCTGCACCTTGATGACACGGCTATTGACCAAGTGTGGCAAGTCAGCAAGCCCAACCGCGACGGCGGCGTGACCAGCATTGAAGCCTTCGATGCCGAAGGTTCGCTAGTGCTGCAACTTTACGCGGAACGCCAGGAAGGCCACGCGGAGCGTCGCGAGTGGCGGCAATTGCTGGATGAACTCGGTAGCCAAGAGGCGGTGGCATGA
- a CDS encoding LacI family DNA-binding transcriptional regulator: MSEVAQLADVSPSTVSLYLRRPDEVSSRRAERIQMAIDKLSYLPNTMAGGLASSRSNIIGVIVPTITFSFFSETLETLERNLRAAGYQLLIGNTEFDASREEELIRSILSWNPSGLVLTGFSHSRKSVSLLSNSDIPIIEMWDYGQEGLDMVVGFSHRTCGRLVAEQLMRSGYQHMAFLSTNFQRDIRANERYQGFHDAIAATGGSVLVRELTGRSNTAEAGQLLCTLVNDHPEIQAVFCSNDMVALGAMLECQRQGWAIPERLAIVGFGNQDFTDSTVPPMTTVEPPRQAIGEHIARLLLDRLKGGNPEKRIDLGIKLIVREST; encoded by the coding sequence ATGAGCGAAGTCGCACAGCTCGCGGATGTTTCTCCAAGTACCGTATCGCTGTATTTGCGTCGTCCCGATGAGGTCTCTTCTCGTAGGGCCGAGCGGATCCAAATGGCGATTGATAAGCTGAGCTATCTACCTAACACGATGGCTGGTGGTTTAGCCTCATCACGCTCCAATATCATTGGTGTGATCGTTCCCACGATAACCTTCTCCTTCTTTTCGGAGACGCTAGAGACACTGGAAAGAAACCTTCGCGCAGCCGGCTACCAACTATTAATAGGCAACACCGAGTTCGATGCTTCGCGTGAGGAGGAACTGATCCGCTCAATCCTAAGCTGGAATCCTTCAGGACTCGTATTAACTGGTTTTTCGCATAGCAGAAAGTCAGTCTCACTGCTGAGTAATAGCGATATTCCAATCATTGAAATGTGGGATTACGGTCAGGAAGGATTGGACATGGTTGTGGGCTTTTCGCACCGCACCTGTGGGCGACTGGTGGCGGAACAACTCATGCGTAGCGGGTATCAGCACATGGCTTTTTTGAGCACCAACTTCCAGCGCGACATCCGTGCCAACGAACGCTATCAGGGCTTTCACGACGCGATCGCCGCCACTGGCGGCTCGGTGCTAGTTCGAGAACTTACCGGGCGAAGCAATACCGCAGAGGCTGGCCAATTGCTATGCACTCTTGTCAACGACCATCCTGAGATTCAAGCAGTGTTCTGCTCCAATGACATGGTCGCCCTAGGCGCAATGCTTGAATGCCAACGACAAGGCTGGGCGATACCCGAGCGTTTGGCTATTGTGGGATTCGGCAACCAAGACTTCACTGACAGCACAGTGCCGCCAATGACCACGGTGGAGCCTCCGCGACAAGCAATTGGCGAGCATATCGCGAGATTGCTACTTGATCGGCTCAAGGGAGGTAACCCAGAAAAGAGGATTGATTTAGGCATCAAGCTAATCGTAAGAGAAAGCACCTGA
- a CDS encoding mandelate racemase/muconate lactonizing enzyme family protein, with protein MIITDIKTHVLSAPLEQPFAFSQGWVHQRTAMLVEVHTEDGLIGWGESINHGLQPPQVAQAVVEYALKPLLMGRSVFDHEVLWEEMYNHTRPYGQKGAALFGIAAIDIALWDLFGKALGQPIHRLMGGAFRREICPYATGFYRRKDGCYPEDIVEEALRHQANGYRAMKIKTGFGVESDIRDMRAVREAVGDDVQLMMDANCAYNVPAARRILMELEDTRVHFFEEPLSPENRHGYRELKGVSRTYVAAGENEYTKFGYRELISEGALDIIQPDLGAAGGFTECRKIAALAQAWHVPLIPHVWGTGIGLAAAVQFIATLPPQPLSLNPDEPMLEYDQSAHPFRQELIGGEFALNTRGYVEIPDKPGLGIEIDRNVIDRYRL; from the coding sequence ATGATCATTACCGACATCAAAACACACGTGCTTTCCGCCCCGCTCGAACAACCCTTCGCCTTCTCGCAAGGGTGGGTTCATCAGCGCACTGCCATGCTGGTTGAGGTTCATACAGAAGATGGTCTGATCGGCTGGGGTGAGTCGATCAATCATGGCCTTCAGCCGCCGCAGGTCGCCCAGGCCGTCGTGGAGTATGCTTTAAAACCTTTGCTGATGGGTCGCTCGGTGTTCGATCACGAGGTGCTTTGGGAAGAGATGTATAACCACACTCGGCCCTATGGGCAGAAAGGGGCAGCGCTGTTTGGCATAGCAGCGATAGACATTGCCCTATGGGATCTTTTCGGCAAGGCGTTGGGGCAGCCGATTCATCGGCTCATGGGCGGCGCGTTTCGGCGAGAGATCTGTCCCTATGCGACCGGCTTCTATCGCCGCAAAGACGGATGCTACCCCGAGGATATTGTGGAAGAGGCATTGCGCCACCAAGCCAACGGCTATCGGGCAATGAAGATCAAGACCGGCTTTGGTGTCGAATCGGACATTCGTGACATGCGCGCGGTGAGGGAAGCGGTCGGTGACGATGTCCAACTGATGATGGATGCCAACTGCGCCTATAACGTGCCGGCGGCACGTCGCATCCTCATGGAACTCGAAGATACGCGGGTGCACTTCTTCGAGGAACCGCTCAGCCCCGAGAATCGTCATGGTTACCGCGAGCTCAAGGGCGTGTCGCGCACTTATGTGGCTGCTGGTGAGAACGAGTATACCAAGTTTGGCTATCGCGAGCTGATCAGCGAGGGCGCGCTGGATATTATCCAGCCTGACCTAGGAGCCGCCGGCGGATTCACGGAGTGCCGCAAGATCGCCGCGCTAGCCCAGGCCTGGCACGTGCCGCTAATTCCACACGTGTGGGGCACCGGCATCGGCCTCGCCGCTGCCGTGCAATTCATTGCCACACTGCCGCCACAGCCGCTGTCGCTGAACCCGGACGAACCGATGCTCGAGTACGACCAATCAGCGCACCCCTTCCGTCAGGAACTGATTGGTGGTGAGTTCGCGCTCAACACACGGGGTTATGTTGAGATCCCCGACAAACCTGGGCTGGGTATCGAGATCGACCGAAATGTCATCGACCGTTATCGACTCTGA
- a CDS encoding tripartite tricarboxylate transporter TctB family protein: MVARLAHPRVLLALGLFLIGVVLAFHAWSGPADAMLVPRIVLTLWCVIALAITLVELSRVSGMGSGSLSTLPVLMAALLIAAIAVASLGFLIPSLPLVALTLWMFRLRRPLPLAVGTLVIAGGLWFLFHHVLLIRLPTLLNSGAL; encoded by the coding sequence ATGGTTGCGAGATTGGCCCACCCCAGGGTATTGCTGGCTCTGGGGCTGTTCCTGATCGGTGTCGTGCTAGCGTTCCATGCCTGGAGCGGTCCCGCCGATGCCATGCTGGTTCCGCGCATTGTCTTGACCTTGTGGTGCGTGATCGCCCTGGCGATCACGCTCGTAGAGCTTTCACGTGTATCGGGGATGGGCAGCGGGTCGCTGTCGACACTCCCCGTATTGATGGCGGCCTTACTCATCGCTGCCATCGCCGTGGCGAGCCTGGGGTTTCTGATCCCCTCGCTGCCGCTCGTCGCCTTGACTCTCTGGATGTTTCGCCTGCGTCGCCCACTGCCGTTGGCGGTGGGTACGCTGGTGATCGCCGGTGGTCTGTGGTTCCTGTTTCACCATGTGTTGCTGATTCGATTGCCGACACTCTTAAACAGTGGAGCGCTGTGA
- a CDS encoding FecCD family ABC transporter permease, producing the protein MIAILHTGRFRVQLPVSRTTRVLVGLTVTLLLALGWAAASGALGISPWEVLRGQADPLSVQVWWQLRLPRLLLGVAVGAMLAGSGAAMQGLFRNPLADPTLLGLASGAGLFVAVWIVLFQDSGAGSLYGQFAAGFLGALCVCLIVFGIAKRQGGGSAAVMTLLLAGLAINTLAGAGGGVLAFIASDEQLRQLSLWGMGTLTNALWRTTALALVLIAVALWLLMRSARELDLLQLGEATAHAAGLDAARLKRRVVIATSLGVGICVALTGVIGFLGLLVPHCLRLWLGPGHRLLLPASMIGGALLLVVADTLARTVAAPAEIPVGLLTSLLGGPYFLYLLMRRNRAC; encoded by the coding sequence ATGATAGCCATTCTTCACACTGGCCGTTTCCGAGTGCAACTGCCGGTTAGTCGCACTACCCGCGTGCTCGTCGGATTAACCGTTACGCTGCTGCTGGCCTTAGGCTGGGCGGCCGCCTCTGGTGCGCTGGGCATCTCCCCGTGGGAAGTACTCCGCGGCCAAGCCGATCCGCTCAGCGTGCAGGTGTGGTGGCAACTGCGCCTGCCGCGCTTACTGCTGGGCGTGGCAGTGGGTGCAATGCTTGCCGGTAGCGGCGCCGCCATGCAAGGGCTGTTTCGTAACCCGCTGGCCGACCCTACTCTGCTTGGCCTTGCCAGCGGTGCCGGGCTTTTCGTAGCAGTGTGGATCGTGCTGTTTCAAGACAGCGGCGCAGGCAGCCTTTACGGTCAGTTTGCGGCAGGCTTTCTGGGCGCCTTATGCGTCTGTTTGATTGTCTTTGGCATCGCCAAGCGCCAAGGCGGCGGCAGTGCCGCTGTGATGACCCTGCTACTGGCTGGTTTGGCCATCAACACCCTAGCCGGGGCTGGCGGTGGGGTTTTAGCCTTTATCGCCAGCGATGAACAGCTACGCCAGCTTAGTTTATGGGGCATGGGTACGCTCACTAACGCCCTGTGGCGCACCACGGCGCTCGCCCTCGTCCTGATTGCCGTTGCCCTATGGCTATTGATGCGCAGCGCTCGTGAACTCGACCTGCTCCAGTTGGGTGAAGCTACCGCCCATGCGGCGGGACTGGATGCGGCGCGTTTAAAACGCCGCGTGGTGATCGCGACCTCACTGGGAGTAGGAATCTGTGTGGCGCTCACCGGCGTCATTGGCTTTTTAGGCCTGCTGGTGCCCCACTGCCTGCGGCTTTGGCTAGGGCCTGGCCACCGGCTGTTGCTACCCGCCTCAATGATCGGCGGCGCGCTACTGCTGGTTGTGGCTGACACCTTGGCCCGCACCGTCGCTGCCCCGGCGGAAATCCCCGTCGGGCTGCTGACTAGCCTACTCGGCGGCCCTTACTTCCTGTACCTACTAATGCGCAGGAACCGAGCATGCTAA
- a CDS encoding tripartite tricarboxylate transporter permease: MDIILAAVSDAFTWQALLAIVIGTWAGIIIGGLPGLGSVVGLTIFLPFTFGMDTITSMALLIGVYCGSVYGGSITAILINTPGTPQSAATTFDGYPMTQQGRVDEALGWATFASFFGGVFSCVILIFCAPQLAKFAVNFGSIEVFALICLAMMCIVGVSKGSVMKGLVCGMVGFFLSMVGSDPITGADRFTFGSYALSSGLTLIPVVVGAFALSEIFMRFATRDDPSAKIPEATLRFPKLSEWFKRLVELVRGSLIGSFIGALPGTGAAAAAFISYATAQKLSPRRDRLGKGEPDGIIASESSNNAVTGSSFIPTLALGIPGDVVTAMMMGAMVIHGITPGVRLMVDQAQTVYSLFIVLIIVNVAMLILSKPSIGLFRYLFRLHQGYIMAAIVIFSFIGAATVRGNPLDLVVAAMTGILAYALRRADYPMAPLVIGMVLGPELESSLRRGLLIKRGDFLEFFTHSGISMTLFSLLALFIVWTVWSSIAQQRQASTASRHAESNSAK, translated from the coding sequence ATGGATATCATTCTTGCCGCGGTGAGTGATGCCTTCACTTGGCAGGCTTTGCTCGCCATTGTCATAGGTACCTGGGCGGGGATAATCATCGGTGGTCTGCCTGGCCTCGGATCAGTGGTGGGGCTGACCATCTTCCTTCCTTTTACCTTTGGCATGGACACCATTACCAGTATGGCGCTGTTGATCGGTGTTTACTGCGGCTCGGTCTATGGTGGGTCGATTACCGCTATTCTCATCAACACCCCTGGCACGCCCCAGTCGGCAGCGACGACCTTTGACGGCTACCCTATGACACAGCAAGGGCGTGTCGACGAAGCACTGGGTTGGGCGACGTTCGCGTCCTTCTTTGGCGGTGTATTCTCCTGCGTAATTTTGATTTTCTGCGCGCCGCAACTCGCTAAATTCGCCGTCAACTTCGGTTCGATAGAAGTCTTCGCGCTCATCTGCCTGGCGATGATGTGCATCGTGGGCGTGTCCAAGGGTAGCGTCATGAAGGGGCTGGTTTGTGGCATGGTCGGCTTTTTTCTTTCCATGGTGGGATCGGATCCCATCACCGGAGCCGACCGCTTCACCTTTGGCAGCTACGCCCTGTCTTCGGGGCTGACGCTGATTCCGGTAGTGGTTGGTGCGTTCGCACTCTCGGAAATCTTCATGCGCTTTGCCACGCGAGACGACCCCAGTGCGAAGATCCCTGAGGCCACCTTGCGCTTTCCCAAGCTAAGTGAGTGGTTCAAGCGCTTGGTGGAGTTGGTACGTGGTTCGTTGATCGGCAGCTTTATCGGCGCACTGCCGGGCACCGGGGCGGCCGCTGCAGCGTTTATCAGCTATGCCACAGCGCAAAAGCTGTCCCCACGCCGCGATCGCCTGGGCAAAGGTGAGCCGGATGGCATCATTGCTTCAGAGTCGTCCAACAACGCGGTGACCGGCAGCTCGTTCATTCCCACGCTGGCGCTAGGCATTCCCGGAGATGTCGTCACGGCGATGATGATGGGCGCGATGGTGATCCATGGCATAACGCCAGGTGTGCGGTTGATGGTCGATCAAGCACAGACGGTTTACTCCCTGTTCATCGTGCTGATCATCGTCAACGTCGCCATGCTGATCCTTAGCAAACCCTCCATTGGCCTGTTTCGCTACCTGTTCCGGCTGCATCAGGGCTACATCATGGCCGCCATCGTGATCTTCAGCTTCATCGGTGCCGCGACGGTGCGCGGCAATCCGCTCGATCTAGTGGTAGCCGCTATGACCGGCATCCTGGCTTACGCCCTGCGCCGCGCTGATTATCCGATGGCACCACTTGTAATAGGTATGGTGCTGGGCCCAGAGCTGGAAAGTTCGTTGCGTCGCGGCCTGCTGATCAAACGCGGCGACTTCCTGGAATTTTTCACCCATAGCGGGATTTCCATGACACTGTTTTCGTTGCTCGCGCTGTTTATCGTCTGGACCGTGTGGTCGAGCATCGCCCAGCAGCGCCAGGCATCGACCGCCTCCCGGCACGCCGAGAGCAACTCAGCCAAGTAA
- a CDS encoding alkaline phosphatase family protein, translated as MYNAKKVLVLGVDGLIPELVDRFCHEGVLPHIDRLRREGGTTRLMPYISTWGDTNFVNFLTGQAPGNSWVGQRISPSGTRHLLELMTEAGQNCALVHFPESLKPTGKNDLCLAPFWSGKGPAPMEMAPAGVHSTDLSQWPNVAQNEALGWPPSGSLAHHQKHNRHAIERSEDGYHALIRLNAGASLAVTLSPVADTRLRLTLNECAATLGVGEWSDWLPIEAGDERGHVRFKLLAYDAERRHVDLLQSQITMPERLGNHLALAEKLTQRHGPFISKWAVSADPDTPYFETSLEEGRYQLDWLVDSALTLLNEEDFHLFATVFRLNDETHHTCLAYCDPESPFFTSDGQERYLNTIRTAYQVLDDAVGRLLAGRREDTVIVLASDHGDVPNHYLCDIHRRLAAFGLCTLDENGRPIRQRSQAFLKDERGGLEVFVNRDILDEGIVSEADVAEVQTRILKALSTWYIDTPQGESNVVAFALKKQDASVLGYWGENAGDVMFAYASGFVWGVNRRGDTVAAVESAGANHGPQVPSASTAFASNHGLAILHGEGILPGSRIPFDTQRGIQRMDNAGATFARLLGLDSTTLDGMPLNALLDEDVR; from the coding sequence ATGTACAACGCGAAAAAAGTATTGGTGCTGGGCGTCGACGGTCTGATTCCCGAGTTGGTCGATAGGTTTTGCCATGAAGGTGTACTTCCCCATATTGATCGATTGCGTCGCGAGGGTGGAACAACCCGGCTTATGCCCTATATCTCGACCTGGGGAGACACCAACTTCGTCAACTTCTTGACCGGGCAGGCACCAGGGAACAGTTGGGTCGGGCAGCGCATCTCTCCTAGTGGTACGCGGCACTTGTTGGAGTTGATGACCGAAGCAGGACAAAATTGTGCGCTGGTGCACTTCCCCGAGTCACTCAAGCCCACCGGCAAGAACGATCTCTGTCTGGCGCCGTTCTGGAGCGGTAAAGGCCCGGCCCCCATGGAGATGGCCCCGGCCGGCGTGCATAGCACGGATCTTTCCCAGTGGCCCAACGTTGCCCAGAACGAGGCGCTGGGCTGGCCACCCAGCGGTAGCCTAGCCCATCACCAGAAGCACAACCGCCACGCAATCGAGCGCTCGGAGGATGGCTATCACGCCTTAATCCGGCTCAATGCCGGCGCTAGTCTGGCAGTGACCTTGAGCCCAGTGGCCGACACGCGGCTCCGACTGACGCTAAACGAGTGTGCGGCGACACTGGGCGTCGGCGAATGGAGTGACTGGTTGCCCATCGAGGCCGGAGACGAGCGGGGGCATGTGCGCTTCAAGCTGCTGGCCTACGATGCCGAGCGGAGGCACGTGGATCTGCTGCAATCACAGATCACCATGCCCGAACGGCTGGGCAACCACCTGGCCCTGGCCGAGAAGCTGACACAACGCCACGGGCCATTCATCTCCAAGTGGGCCGTGTCAGCGGATCCCGACACGCCCTATTTCGAGACCAGCTTAGAAGAGGGTCGCTACCAACTGGATTGGCTCGTCGATAGTGCCCTGACCTTGCTGAACGAGGAGGACTTTCACCTGTTTGCCACGGTGTTCCGTCTCAATGACGAAACCCATCATACCTGTCTGGCCTATTGCGACCCGGAATCCCCATTCTTCACTTCCGATGGGCAGGAACGTTACTTGAACACCATCCGTACTGCGTACCAAGTGCTCGACGATGCAGTGGGCCGCCTGCTGGCCGGGCGCCGCGAGGACACCGTGATCGTGCTCGCTTCGGATCATGGTGACGTGCCGAACCATTACCTTTGTGATATCCACCGGCGACTGGCTGCGTTCGGGCTCTGTACACTCGATGAAAATGGCCGACCAATACGTCAGCGTAGCCAGGCCTTCCTTAAGGATGAGCGCGGTGGCCTGGAGGTCTTTGTCAATCGAGACATCCTGGACGAGGGAATCGTTTCCGAGGCTGATGTGGCCGAGGTGCAGACACGCATCCTCAAGGCGTTGAGCACGTGGTATATCGATACCCCGCAAGGCGAGAGTAACGTGGTCGCTTTCGCTCTCAAGAAGCAGGATGCCAGTGTATTGGGGTACTGGGGTGAAAACGCCGGGGATGTAATGTTCGCCTATGCCTCCGGGTTCGTATGGGGTGTCAATAGACGTGGTGATACCGTGGCTGCCGTTGAAAGCGCCGGAGCTAACCACGGCCCTCAGGTACCGTCCGCCAGCACCGCATTCGCCTCCAATCATGGTTTGGCGATCCTGCACGGTGAGGGAATACTGCCCGGCTCCAGGATACCCTTCGATACCCAACGCGGCATCCAGCGAATGGACAATGCCGGGGCCACGTTCGCACGCTTGCTGGGGCTAGACTCCACCACCCTCGATGGCATGCCGCTGAATGCGCTATTAGACGAAGATGTTAGATAG
- a CDS encoding heme/hemin ABC transporter substrate-binding protein, which translates to MNAKRLIRRSLAVLLMGWLTAGAALASERWVVLGGDIAETLAALDADINVIARDDTVVHPPAMAELPSVGYLRQLSAESVLSFKPDRVLAAGHAGPKEVLEQLAAVDVSVEIINAPPTLNAIADKVRAVGRLTDRRDAAEALAVALSDKLDWLASMPVLPTTRAMFIMQHSGLTPRAAGSDTAAHSALEAVGLANAFAEMQGYHSVGAEALARQAPEVVIVSERGLAAMGGEAALWQLPGMALTPAGREQQLIVVDDQALLGFGPRTPDQLLTLRQDVEALLGASTSIHNSTAQLSP; encoded by the coding sequence ATGAACGCAAAACGCCTGATACGCCGCTCACTGGCAGTACTGCTGATGGGGTGGCTAACCGCCGGGGCCGCATTGGCTAGCGAACGCTGGGTGGTGCTGGGCGGCGATATTGCCGAAACCCTGGCCGCACTGGACGCCGATATTAATGTGATCGCTCGGGATGACACGGTCGTGCATCCACCCGCCATGGCGGAGCTACCCTCGGTGGGTTACCTGCGCCAGCTCTCCGCTGAAAGCGTCCTGTCGTTTAAACCTGACCGGGTGTTAGCCGCCGGTCACGCAGGCCCCAAGGAAGTGCTGGAGCAACTGGCGGCTGTCGATGTCAGCGTAGAGATTATCAACGCCCCACCCACCCTCAATGCCATTGCCGATAAAGTCCGCGCCGTTGGCCGATTAACTGACCGTCGCGACGCGGCAGAAGCCTTGGCAGTCGCCTTGAGCGACAAACTTGACTGGCTAGCCAGCATGCCCGTCCTACCGACGACCCGAGCCATGTTTATCATGCAGCATAGCGGCTTAACACCCCGTGCGGCGGGCAGCGATACGGCAGCGCATAGCGCGCTCGAAGCGGTGGGCTTGGCAAATGCCTTCGCAGAGATGCAGGGCTACCACAGCGTGGGTGCCGAAGCTCTGGCCCGGCAAGCGCCGGAGGTTGTGATTGTCTCCGAACGGGGCCTGGCGGCAATGGGCGGCGAAGCCGCGCTATGGCAGTTACCCGGTATGGCGTTAACTCCCGCTGGCCGAGAGCAACAGTTGATTGTCGTTGATGACCAAGCGCTGCTTGGCTTTGGCCCGCGCACGCCTGATCAGCTACTCACCCTGCGCCAGGACGTTGAAGCACTATTGGGAGCATCGACTAGCATTCATAACAGCACCGCCCAGCTAAGCCCATGA